In the Candidatus Methanoperedens sp. genome, GAGATATTCGGCCCGGTTGTTTCTTTGATCAGGGCGCAGGATATTGATGATGCGATACATATTGCCAACTCTGTTGAATATGGCCTTTCCTCTTCCATTTATAGTGCAGATTTAAAAAATGCTTTTAAGGCTATTGAAAAAATAGATGCCGGGATCACATACGTAAACGCATCTACCATCGGAGCAGAGATCCATTTGCCTTTTGGAGGCGTCAAATCCACAGGCAACGGGACCCGCGAAGGTGGAACGACTGCCATAGAAGAATTTACCGAGTTAAAGACTGTTTATTTTGATTACAGCGGAAAACTACAGAAAGCACAAATTGATATTTGATAGGAGAAATTATGCAAGAGAAAAACCAAACATCAAGAGAGATAATAAACCGGGACCGTAAAGTCGCATCGCCATCCCTCACACGCGCTTTTGACCTTGTTGTTGACCATGCAGAAGGTTCAACGATATTCGATATTGAAGGAAATGCTTATATCGATTTTGCGTCAAGCGTTGCGGTAATGAATATCGGCTATAACTGCAAGAAGGTAAAGCAGGCGGTATGTGCCCAGATGGAAAAAATGGTGCATTGCGGATATTCGGATTTTTACGCAGAGGAACCAGTAAAACTGTGTGAAAAACTGTGCGAAATGACTGGTTACGAAAAGGTTTTCCTTTCTAATTCAGGAACAGAAGCTGTTGAGGCTGCAATGAAACTTGCTTTCTGGTATACAGGAAAAACAAGCATGATCGCATTTTACCGCGCGTTTCATGGCAGGACCCTTGGCGCACTTTCTCTTACCAGTTCCAAAATAAAGCATAAAGAGCATTTTCCATCATTGCGGGTCTTACATTCGGATTATGCTTACTGTTACCGTTGCCCTCTTAACCTTGAATATCCCGAATGCGGCATATCCTGCGCAAAAGAGATCGAGCGGACTATTTTTAAAAGGGAACTGTCCCCGAAGGATACGGCTGCCATCGTTGTTGAACCCATACAGGGAGAGGGAGGATTCATAGTCCCGCCGCCAGAGTTTCATAAAGAGATCAGGAGGATATGCGACGAAAACGATGTGTTGATGATAGCAGATGAGATCCAGAGCGGCGGATTCCGGACCGGGAAGTTCATGGCGCTTGAGAATTTTGATGTAAGGGCGGATATTGTCTGTATGTCCAAATCTATCGGTGGAGGCATACCACTGGGAGCAACGCTATCGAGCAGCAGGATAATGAACTGGCCACCGGGAACCCATGCAAACACATTTGGCGGAAACCTGCTTGCTGCCGCAGGAGGGTTTGCAACACTTGATTTCATGGAGAGTGCAAAGCTTGGCGAAAAGGCAGTTCAAAAAGGGAATTATCTCATAAAACGATTGAATGAACTGAAAGAAAAATACCCGGTAATCGGGGATGTCCGGGGCATCGGGCTTATGACAGGTGTGGAATTTGTGGAAGAAAATAAAGCCCCGGCCATTGAAAAAAGAGATTTGGTCATTAAAAATTCGCTTGACGGGGGGCTGATATTATTGCCGGCAGGTGATTCCGTAATAAGGTTCGTACCTCCGCTGATAATTAAAAATAGTGAACTCGATAAAGGTCTTGAGATATTTGAGACTGCCCTTAGATCAATTTGATCTACATTTGGTTTTCACACAATTTTTTGTTTCCAATCGTAAACTATATATACCATTGTTCGCGTATATACGAATTGAGTGGGCAGAAAATATTTTCATTGAATCACCACCGTAATCTATTCTGCTCACACTTTTATTCATATATTTCTAACACAATTGACAACAATTTAATTGGTTTACATAGATCGTAAACTATAAATACTATTGTTCGTATATGTACGAATTGTAGTGAGCAGAATTTTTTTCCACCACCATAATCCTTTCTGCTCACTAACGCCTTTCCTCATGGTTATGACACAATCGGGAATAATTCAATC is a window encoding:
- a CDS encoding aspartate aminotransferase family protein encodes the protein MQEKNQTSREIINRDRKVASPSLTRAFDLVVDHAEGSTIFDIEGNAYIDFASSVAVMNIGYNCKKVKQAVCAQMEKMVHCGYSDFYAEEPVKLCEKLCEMTGYEKVFLSNSGTEAVEAAMKLAFWYTGKTSMIAFYRAFHGRTLGALSLTSSKIKHKEHFPSLRVLHSDYAYCYRCPLNLEYPECGISCAKEIERTIFKRELSPKDTAAIVVEPIQGEGGFIVPPPEFHKEIRRICDENDVLMIADEIQSGGFRTGKFMALENFDVRADIVCMSKSIGGGIPLGATLSSSRIMNWPPGTHANTFGGNLLAAAGGFATLDFMESAKLGEKAVQKGNYLIKRLNELKEKYPVIGDVRGIGLMTGVEFVEENKAPAIEKRDLVIKNSLDGGLILLPAGDSVIRFVPPLIIKNSELDKGLEIFETALRSI